From a single Cyclobacterium marinum DSM 745 genomic region:
- the pelA gene encoding pectate lyase, which produces MNYITALSKTVGLIGVIAVFAITSVMGQSDSKGLMDMRWKDVAVKMPEAWYASDEAKLVAENVLLTQKAIGGWEKNKPYHHPIDASTKAAYLKSKDKIGATFDNDATITELRFLANVYSKTKDERYKKAFDRGVDYILEAQYDNGGWPQFYPVRKGSVAYSGHITFNDNAMVNIMRFLKELLSDDPAFQSMQLSDSKKAKIQEAYDKGIACFLKTQIVVKGEPTAWCAQHDSVSLAPAKARSYELPSFSGSESVGIVLMLMEIENPSDEVKASINGAVKWFEEHSVGRLRIDTQTMPDGSKDRIVVEDKNAPLHWGRFYDLETEKIYFCDRDGIKKDSITEIGHERRNGYSWFTRAPEQMLEKYPEWKKRNGIN; this is translated from the coding sequence ATGAATTATATCACTGCGCTTTCAAAAACAGTAGGGCTGATAGGGGTAATTGCAGTTTTTGCGATTACCTCGGTAATGGGGCAGAGCGATTCTAAAGGTCTCATGGATATGCGTTGGAAAGATGTAGCTGTGAAAATGCCCGAAGCCTGGTATGCCTCCGATGAAGCGAAACTTGTGGCAGAAAATGTCCTGTTGACCCAAAAGGCAATAGGTGGCTGGGAGAAAAACAAACCCTATCATCATCCTATAGATGCTAGTACAAAAGCAGCTTACCTAAAATCGAAAGATAAAATAGGCGCAACATTTGACAATGATGCAACCATTACCGAGTTGAGATTTCTCGCCAATGTCTATTCAAAAACCAAGGACGAACGCTACAAGAAGGCTTTTGACAGAGGGGTTGATTATATCCTAGAGGCCCAATACGACAATGGGGGTTGGCCTCAGTTTTATCCTGTACGCAAAGGAAGCGTGGCCTATTCAGGTCACATCACCTTCAATGACAATGCCATGGTCAATATAATGCGCTTCCTAAAAGAATTGCTATCCGATGATCCCGCTTTTCAGTCCATGCAATTGTCGGACAGTAAAAAAGCCAAAATCCAAGAAGCTTATGACAAAGGAATAGCGTGTTTTCTAAAAACTCAGATTGTCGTCAAAGGGGAGCCTACCGCATGGTGTGCACAACATGATTCGGTAAGCCTTGCACCCGCAAAAGCCAGAAGTTACGAGTTGCCTTCATTTAGTGGGTCGGAATCTGTAGGAATAGTGCTGATGCTTATGGAGATAGAAAACCCATCCGATGAAGTCAAGGCTTCTATAAACGGAGCTGTAAAATGGTTTGAAGAACACAGTGTTGGTCGATTAAGGATAGACACCCAGACAATGCCTGATGGAAGCAAGGACAGAATTGTGGTAGAAGATAAAAATGCGCCTTTACATTGGGGCCGATTTTATGACTTGGAAACCGAGAAAATATATTTCTGCGATAGAGACGGTATTAAAAAGGATTCCATAACGGAGATAGGTCATGAGCGAAGAAACGGCTATAGCTGGTTCACCCGGGCTCCGGAACAGATGCTGGAAAAATACCCGGAATGGAAAAAAAGAAATGGGATTAACTAA
- a CDS encoding pectate lyase family protein has protein sequence MKHLILSAVLLLIGFNSPAQQLAFPTAEGYGKFSQGGRGGVVFEVTNLNDSGEGSLRAAVEASEPRTVVFKVSGTISLESPLRIKHPYITIAGQTAPGDGICLKKNPLIIEADHVIIRYLRVRLGNESGEDTDAVSSRYTKHIILDHISASWSVDETMSIYHCDSITVQWSIISESMYNSNHVKGAHGFGGIWGSNYGTYHHNLIASHGSRNPRMASGSGYTDYRNNVIYNWGYNSCYGGENQQVGNPKFSFSKFNIVANYYKPGPATIPGEVSYRIANPSMRKKTSDFGKWYIADNVIEGNNKVTADNWDGGVQPQGGAQNLQFVKMEASWPSMPIHQHTAEKAYEAVLENAGATLPKRDPVDKRIIKEAKEGQASFEGESYKKNKNLADKSKKSGIIDSQKDVGGWPNLISAPAPEDKDHDGMPDDWEKKNGLDPSNAADRNNLADGYTMLEKYLNSIN, from the coding sequence ATGAAACATTTAATTCTTAGTGCAGTATTGCTATTGATAGGATTTAATAGCCCTGCCCAACAACTTGCCTTTCCAACAGCCGAAGGCTACGGGAAATTTTCTCAAGGGGGACGAGGTGGTGTTGTGTTTGAAGTTACCAATTTGAATGACAGTGGTGAAGGGAGTTTAAGAGCTGCAGTAGAGGCTTCGGAGCCAAGAACAGTGGTTTTTAAAGTCTCAGGCACCATTTCCCTGGAATCTCCTTTGCGGATCAAGCATCCTTATATCACCATTGCCGGTCAGACGGCCCCTGGTGATGGGATTTGCCTTAAAAAGAATCCATTGATAATAGAGGCAGATCATGTCATTATTAGGTATTTGAGGGTTAGGTTGGGGAATGAATCAGGAGAAGATACCGATGCGGTCTCAAGCAGGTATACCAAACACATTATTCTGGATCATATTTCAGCCAGTTGGAGTGTGGATGAAACCATGTCTATTTATCATTGTGACAGCATTACTGTTCAGTGGAGCATTATTTCTGAAAGTATGTATAACTCCAATCACGTAAAAGGAGCACATGGTTTTGGAGGGATATGGGGCTCAAACTATGGTACCTACCATCATAATCTAATTGCTAGTCATGGCAGTCGCAATCCGAGAATGGCATCAGGTTCTGGCTACACAGATTATAGAAACAATGTAATATACAATTGGGGGTACAACAGTTGCTATGGTGGAGAAAACCAACAAGTTGGCAATCCTAAATTTTCTTTTTCGAAGTTTAATATTGTGGCCAATTATTATAAACCGGGACCGGCCACAATTCCGGGAGAGGTTTCCTATAGGATTGCCAACCCATCCATGCGCAAGAAAACCAGTGATTTTGGCAAATGGTACATTGCTGACAATGTCATTGAAGGAAATAACAAAGTGACTGCTGATAATTGGGATGGAGGAGTGCAGCCACAGGGAGGAGCCCAAAATCTTCAATTTGTAAAAATGGAAGCATCATGGCCTTCTATGCCTATTCATCAGCACACAGCGGAAAAAGCCTATGAGGCAGTCCTCGAAAATGCAGGAGCTACCTTGCCAAAAAGAGATCCTGTGGATAAAAGAATAATAAAGGAAGCAAAAGAAGGACAGGCTTCCTTTGAGGGTGAAAGCTATAAGAAAAACAAAAACCTGGCAGATAAGTCCAAAAAGTCCGGTATAATTGATTCACAAAAAGATGTAGGGGGCTGGCCAAATTTAATAAGTGCACCAGCACCTGAGGACAAAGATCACGATGGCATGCCAGATGATTGGGAAAAGAAAAACGGTCTTGATCCTTCGAATGCGGCGGATAGAAACAATTTAGCGGATGGTTACACCATGCTAGAGAAATATTTAAATAGCATCAATTAA
- a CDS encoding aceric acid hydrolase: protein MLDIKWSSNWIGLFMAIIFAPLLPVNAQEKALVNTSKSPYAKQVSVDMDAVKWTDGFLGHWADVSKDTMAMNMLGIYKNDTLSHGFLNFEIAAGYKEGRHRGAPFHDGDFYKTLEALVSVYASTKDQRYYDELEHVIKVIAAAQRADGYIHTATLIKQRNNPQDAVEFEDRMNFETYNMGHLMTAASLHYRITGQTNFLDIAIKATDFLVAYHENATAEQAQNAICPSHYMGVIEMYRTTRKKEYLDLAGKMIDIRGMITDGTDHNQDRIPFRQQREAVGHAVRANYLYAGVADLYAETGEDSLMMALESIWKDVVTKKLYITGATGALYDGVSPNGTTYKQSIIQQVHQAYGQAFQLPNISAYNETCANIGNVLWNHRMLLVTGDSRFADILELSLFNSVLSGTDLGGTNFNYTNPLRVDKDLPFTFRWNKVREPYISKSNCCPPNVVRTVAETHNYAYALSDNGLVVNLYGSNELKTSLPNGSSLELKQETDYPWDGKIKLSIQKTGQDPLAIDLRVPAWASQAEITVNGEKSKEKPIAGSYFSLVRQWEKGDVIELNLPMTARLMEANPLVEETRNQVAVVRGPIVYCIESSDLQDARIFDVELPAAIQFTPVIKMVKGASLTFLEGQALLQEKPDWAGKLYQEVDQKNTLKPINIRLIPYFAWGNRGESEMAVWMPLRK from the coding sequence ATGCTTGATATTAAATGGAGTAGTAATTGGATTGGCCTTTTTATGGCAATCATTTTCGCACCACTATTGCCGGTAAATGCTCAGGAAAAAGCTTTGGTAAACACCTCCAAAAGCCCGTATGCCAAACAAGTTTCGGTGGACATGGATGCGGTAAAATGGACTGATGGCTTTTTGGGGCATTGGGCGGATGTCAGCAAGGACACCATGGCCATGAACATGTTGGGCATTTATAAAAATGATACGCTTAGCCACGGCTTTCTTAATTTTGAAATAGCAGCCGGATACAAAGAAGGCAGGCATAGGGGCGCTCCGTTTCATGATGGAGATTTTTATAAAACCCTTGAAGCCCTGGTCTCTGTCTATGCAAGCACAAAAGACCAAAGGTATTATGATGAACTAGAGCATGTTATAAAAGTAATTGCAGCCGCTCAAAGAGCAGATGGCTATATTCATACAGCTACCCTAATTAAGCAGCGCAATAACCCTCAAGATGCGGTCGAGTTTGAAGATCGAATGAACTTTGAAACGTATAATATGGGCCATTTGATGACGGCGGCCAGCTTACACTATCGCATTACCGGGCAGACCAACTTTTTAGACATAGCGATCAAAGCAACAGATTTTCTTGTTGCCTACCATGAAAATGCAACTGCCGAACAAGCTCAAAATGCGATTTGTCCTTCCCATTATATGGGAGTAATTGAAATGTATAGAACCACCAGAAAAAAGGAATACCTCGACCTGGCAGGTAAAATGATTGATATTCGTGGAATGATAACTGATGGTACAGACCACAATCAGGATCGAATACCATTCAGGCAGCAGCGAGAAGCCGTAGGGCATGCCGTTCGTGCCAATTACCTGTATGCTGGCGTAGCGGATCTTTATGCAGAGACAGGGGAGGATTCCTTGATGATGGCATTGGAAAGTATTTGGAAGGATGTGGTCACTAAAAAACTCTACATCACTGGAGCTACAGGGGCTTTGTATGACGGAGTGTCCCCAAATGGAACCACCTACAAGCAGTCAATTATTCAGCAAGTCCACCAGGCTTATGGGCAGGCTTTTCAGCTTCCCAATATTTCAGCCTACAATGAAACCTGTGCTAATATTGGAAATGTGTTGTGGAACCACCGCATGCTTTTGGTAACCGGAGACAGCCGTTTTGCTGATATATTAGAGCTTAGCTTGTTCAATAGTGTGTTGTCAGGAACTGATCTGGGAGGGACCAATTTTAATTATACCAACCCCTTGAGAGTAGATAAGGATTTGCCCTTTACATTTCGCTGGAACAAGGTCAGGGAACCCTATATTTCCAAATCGAACTGTTGTCCTCCCAATGTCGTCAGAACGGTTGCCGAAACCCATAATTATGCCTATGCATTATCTGATAATGGTTTGGTCGTTAATTTGTATGGTAGCAATGAACTGAAAACCAGTTTGCCAAATGGCTCAAGCCTGGAGTTAAAACAGGAGACGGATTACCCCTGGGATGGAAAGATAAAGCTAAGCATCCAAAAAACCGGGCAAGATCCCTTAGCCATAGATCTACGGGTCCCTGCCTGGGCCAGTCAGGCTGAAATCACCGTTAATGGAGAAAAATCGAAGGAAAAACCTATAGCCGGAAGTTATTTCTCTCTAGTACGACAGTGGGAAAAAGGAGATGTAATTGAATTAAATCTACCCATGACTGCCCGGTTGATGGAGGCCAACCCGCTGGTGGAGGAAACCAGGAATCAGGTAGCTGTAGTGAGGGGCCCAATCGTTTATTGTATTGAATCTTCAGATTTGCAAGATGCTCGCATTTTTGATGTTGAGCTTCCTGCTGCCATTCAATTTACCCCTGTAATAAAAATGGTGAAAGGTGCCTCGCTAACCTTCTTGGAGGGGCAGGCCTTGTTACAAGAAAAGCCCGATTGGGCCGGTAAATTGTACCAGGAAGTAGATCAAAAAAACACACTGAAGCCCATCAATATCAGGTTGATTCCCTATTTCGCCTGGGGAAATAGAGGAGAATCAGAAATGGCAGTTTGGATGCCACTGAGAAAGTAA
- a CDS encoding DUF3891 family protein: MIVNKSIVGLHIILHEAHGMLAGKIANEIKEVYRPIHWFETLIAISEHDDRQLDLNEKEYLSDLGVPMDFTEENYQVDEVVERMKRILRTSENKSQWIKLLISYHLEFIYGPLKKKSKRISAFFQQQASERKTILKHFGLPNKKAKEYHEFLRFCDRLSLILCKDETPELERLLEINTSIGEETFFIKKTDDERLIISPWIFKKDKFELSIEERVLKETQFSSKENFKESLLKTKPQTKKWILAKE, encoded by the coding sequence ATGATCGTAAATAAATCCATAGTAGGACTTCATATCATCCTCCATGAGGCACATGGTATGTTGGCAGGTAAGATTGCTAACGAAATTAAAGAAGTTTATAGACCCATTCATTGGTTTGAAACCCTAATAGCCATTAGTGAGCATGATGACAGGCAACTGGACTTGAACGAAAAAGAGTACCTTTCTGACCTTGGCGTACCAATGGATTTTACCGAAGAGAATTATCAGGTAGATGAAGTTGTAGAAAGGATGAAGCGCATTTTGAGAACCTCGGAAAATAAGTCTCAATGGATAAAATTATTGATTTCTTATCATTTGGAATTTATATATGGCCCTCTCAAAAAAAAGAGCAAAAGAATTTCAGCGTTTTTTCAACAGCAAGCGTCTGAACGGAAAACTATACTCAAGCATTTTGGCCTTCCCAATAAAAAAGCAAAGGAATACCATGAGTTTTTGCGCTTTTGTGATCGATTATCCCTCATCCTATGCAAGGATGAAACCCCTGAATTGGAAAGGCTGCTTGAAATTAACACTTCTATTGGTGAGGAAACATTTTTCATAAAGAAAACAGATGATGAACGTTTGATTATAAGCCCGTGGATTTTTAAGAAAGATAAATTTGAGTTATCGATTGAAGAAAGGGTTTTAAAGGAAACCCAATTTAGCTCTAAAGAAAATTTTAAGGAATCTCTCTTGAAAACCAAGCCACAAACAAAAAAATGGATACTCGCTAAAGAATAA
- a CDS encoding sulfatase-like hydrolase/transferase, with the protein MLKNLICQIALPALLFLFSGLTQAVNAQNNWSQNNTVTKSENGKTLPNVVIILADDMGYSDLQGYGGGANTPNLDALASEGVKFTNCYAGAPNCSPSRVGLLTGRIPARAGMYSYRPPGSPMHLPDNEITIAELLKPAGYQTAHFGKWHLSVLPQDPDLNQPQPNQQGFDYSLGTENNAQPSHLNPVNFIRNGTPIGEQKGYSCQLVADEVDLWFKQKYQKEKPFFLYVAFHEPHAKVASPDDLIANYPGYDKKTAEYFANIENMDLAAGRVLEALKSRGLDKNTMVFFASDNGPYRMGSQGELRGLKGEVYDGGIKVPGIFSYPGAFPGKREIETPIWFQDLLPTIGELAGAAIPSDRKYDGINLLPLLEGGEIERDKPMLWYFYRSSPEVAMRKGDYMLMARANDEMPRTHGVTDKDMEFIKTINPEYFELYNVANDAGQQEDLSTIEPEKLEEMKSAMFTLLEEVKEEGPNWEGLPIYEEKKANHNKPEEFKRNQKRFLMEGNE; encoded by the coding sequence ATGTTAAAGAATTTAATTTGTCAAATAGCCCTTCCGGCTTTACTTTTCCTCTTTTCTGGATTGACTCAGGCGGTGAATGCTCAAAATAATTGGTCCCAAAACAATACGGTAACAAAGAGCGAGAATGGGAAAACACTCCCAAATGTGGTGATCATCCTTGCAGACGATATGGGTTATTCGGATCTTCAAGGTTACGGTGGAGGAGCCAACACTCCAAACTTGGATGCTTTGGCATCTGAAGGGGTGAAATTCACCAATTGCTATGCCGGTGCTCCCAATTGTTCGCCTTCAAGGGTGGGGTTGTTGACAGGTAGAATTCCTGCACGTGCGGGCATGTATAGCTATAGGCCTCCCGGTTCTCCCATGCATCTACCGGACAATGAAATAACGATTGCCGAACTACTAAAGCCTGCGGGATACCAGACAGCCCATTTTGGGAAATGGCATTTGAGTGTGCTCCCCCAGGACCCGGACCTTAATCAGCCCCAGCCAAATCAACAGGGTTTTGATTATTCACTTGGTACAGAAAATAATGCGCAACCTTCTCATCTCAATCCTGTCAACTTTATTAGAAATGGAACCCCAATAGGAGAACAGAAGGGGTATTCCTGTCAACTGGTAGCCGATGAAGTGGACCTTTGGTTTAAGCAAAAATATCAAAAAGAAAAACCTTTCTTTCTCTATGTGGCTTTTCATGAGCCTCATGCAAAGGTTGCTTCACCGGATGATTTAATCGCCAATTACCCTGGTTATGACAAGAAGACAGCTGAATACTTTGCCAATATAGAAAACATGGATTTGGCAGCCGGCCGAGTATTAGAAGCTTTGAAATCAAGAGGATTGGATAAAAATACCATGGTTTTCTTTGCTTCTGATAACGGGCCTTACCGAATGGGGTCCCAAGGGGAGTTACGCGGATTGAAAGGGGAGGTATATGACGGGGGCATCAAGGTTCCCGGAATTTTCTCCTATCCGGGTGCTTTCCCGGGGAAAAGGGAAATTGAAACGCCCATTTGGTTTCAAGACCTGCTGCCAACCATCGGAGAATTGGCTGGGGCGGCCATTCCTTCAGATCGGAAATACGATGGGATAAATTTATTGCCATTGCTTGAGGGAGGGGAAATAGAAAGGGATAAACCCATGCTCTGGTATTTTTATAGAAGTTCTCCGGAGGTTGCCATGCGGAAAGGAGATTATATGTTGATGGCTCGTGCCAATGATGAAATGCCCAGAACCCATGGCGTTACGGATAAGGACATGGAATTTATCAAAACCATTAACCCGGAATATTTTGAGTTGTACAATGTGGCAAACGATGCAGGTCAACAAGAGGACCTTTCCACTATCGAACCGGAGAAGCTTGAGGAAATGAAAAGTGCCATGTTTACCTTGCTGGAGGAGGTAAAGGAGGAAGGCCCTAACTGGGAAGGCCTGCCAATATACGAAGAGAAGAAAGCCAACCACAATAAGCCCGAAGAATTTAAAAGGAATCAAAAGAGGTTTTTGATGGAAGGGAATGAGTGA
- a CDS encoding DUF3841 domain-containing protein encodes MTLWTIQTIDWYNDFLKKGTIYVSREHIDEYYDFCLFGYNWLRNKMDSSVGKRPFQNCYPIWAWYQYKNSEKKKPDLRAVGFLRKGTRGVRIEIKKKESEVLLSDFMLWQIPYFHHDFIGRNKNERKNFSNKLEKIGMATSHIGKLPKDLRKEMIKSWDRVLDLDFNDRYFTKARKNKRIQATFWSLSIDEVVKVDEFTAR; translated from the coding sequence ATGACTCTTTGGACAATACAGACGATTGATTGGTACAATGATTTCTTAAAAAAAGGAACCATTTACGTATCGAGAGAACACATCGACGAATACTATGATTTCTGTTTATTTGGCTATAATTGGTTAAGAAATAAGATGGATAGTAGCGTGGGTAAACGCCCTTTTCAAAATTGTTATCCTATTTGGGCATGGTATCAATATAAAAACAGCGAAAAGAAAAAACCTGATTTAAGAGCAGTAGGCTTTTTAAGAAAAGGAACCAGAGGTGTTCGTATCGAAATTAAAAAGAAAGAGTCAGAAGTTTTATTGTCTGATTTTATGCTCTGGCAAATCCCTTACTTCCACCATGATTTTATTGGGCGAAATAAAAATGAAAGAAAAAACTTTTCTAATAAATTAGAAAAAATAGGCATGGCCACTTCCCATATAGGCAAGTTGCCAAAAGATCTCCGAAAAGAAATGATAAAAAGTTGGGACAGAGTTTTAGATTTGGATTTCAATGACCGGTATTTTACTAAAGCAAGGAAAAACAAAAGGATCCAAGCAACATTTTGGTCTTTGTCAATAGACGAAGTTGTTAAGGTTGATGAATTTACGGCCCGCTAA
- a CDS encoding CehA/McbA family metallohydrolase has product MTQIVMNPLPFRFKLTMHCFFMIVLSLLLGNSYGQEIIISSEMHHLRYGEQQEWSDFPKIAAGDRLEIPFALENTEGNQTLQFRQQDVKHAWQVKINGHLLGNLDRDEKDKIIYLDIPSGILTLGNNRLQIEQMDKIPDDIRIGQIKLINQSRPDVLSEASLHIELYDKTSGNLLPARITVTNPEGALQTVGVSSSETLAVRPGIVYTGNGIATFGIPSGKYSIYANRGIEYGVDSLQLAIKPGDKIHKKLYIKHEVPIEGWISSDTHIHTFTHSGHGDASMQERSITIAGEGIELPIITDHNKHIDMDSTAKAMQVATYFTSVIGNEVTTHFGHFNVFSIRKNTPVPEVDVENWDGLLQNMQKAVGKGVIVLNHARDVHGGFRPFDQKRHIGDAGINLEGWKIPANAMEVVNSGAHQTDLMQLYKDWFGLLNRGYAITPIGASDSHDVSRYLVGQARTYIRSQSNDARSIDVKEAIQNIRQGKVMVNFGLMAEMIVDNKYGPGDLVPNTGEINVSVRVLGPNWLDADTVSLYANGIKIREAVISKDDESGTGVKWNGTWTLPKPAHDVFLVAIATGPGKALPFWQIAKPYQPDSPLWEPKVMGSSGAVWVDVKGDGTPTSAYAYAQQLWKDAAGKVERLIENLKPYDEAVAIQAASILMEEGLLDKLMKDNKPLEQASPDTKTGFHKFYAAWLLIGAD; this is encoded by the coding sequence ATGACCCAAATTGTAATGAACCCCTTACCCTTCCGTTTCAAATTGACCATGCACTGTTTTTTCATGATCGTTTTGTCTCTCTTATTGGGAAATAGCTATGGGCAAGAAATCATTATAAGCTCGGAAATGCATCATTTGCGCTATGGTGAACAACAAGAATGGTCGGATTTTCCCAAAATAGCAGCAGGAGACCGGCTGGAAATCCCATTTGCTTTAGAGAATACGGAGGGTAATCAAACCCTTCAATTTCGGCAACAAGATGTAAAACATGCTTGGCAGGTAAAGATTAACGGCCATCTTCTAGGGAATTTAGACAGGGATGAAAAAGACAAGATCATCTACTTAGACATTCCATCAGGAATACTAACTCTCGGAAATAACAGACTGCAAATTGAGCAGATGGATAAAATTCCGGACGACATTAGAATAGGGCAAATAAAATTAATTAATCAATCAAGGCCAGATGTCTTATCAGAAGCCAGCCTCCACATCGAATTGTATGACAAAACAAGCGGGAATCTTCTCCCGGCAAGAATTACTGTAACAAATCCCGAAGGAGCCCTTCAAACAGTAGGGGTATCTTCTTCCGAGACCCTGGCGGTAAGACCGGGAATTGTCTATACAGGTAATGGAATAGCCACATTTGGAATTCCATCCGGAAAGTATAGCATTTACGCCAACCGAGGAATCGAATATGGAGTTGATTCGCTTCAATTAGCAATTAAACCGGGAGATAAAATTCATAAAAAACTTTACATCAAGCATGAAGTTCCCATTGAAGGCTGGATAAGTAGTGACACCCATATCCATACTTTTACCCATTCCGGACATGGCGATGCCAGCATGCAGGAACGTTCCATCACCATAGCAGGCGAAGGAATAGAATTACCTATCATAACCGATCATAATAAACATATTGATATGGACTCAACTGCCAAAGCCATGCAGGTAGCAACATATTTCACTTCGGTTATTGGCAACGAAGTAACTACTCATTTTGGACACTTTAATGTTTTTTCCATAAGGAAGAATACTCCTGTTCCAGAAGTTGATGTTGAAAACTGGGATGGGCTGCTACAAAACATGCAAAAAGCAGTGGGTAAGGGAGTTATTGTATTGAACCATGCGCGAGATGTACACGGTGGGTTCAGACCCTTTGATCAGAAAAGGCATATTGGGGATGCAGGAATTAATCTTGAAGGGTGGAAAATTCCGGCCAATGCGATGGAAGTCGTTAATTCAGGAGCCCATCAAACAGATCTCATGCAGTTGTATAAAGATTGGTTTGGCTTATTAAATAGGGGGTATGCAATAACACCAATAGGCGCTAGTGATTCCCATGATGTCAGCAGGTATTTGGTAGGACAGGCAAGAACCTATATCCGAAGCCAAAGCAATGATGCCCGAAGTATTGACGTAAAGGAAGCCATTCAAAACATCCGGCAGGGAAAGGTCATGGTGAATTTTGGTTTGATGGCAGAAATGATTGTTGACAACAAATATGGCCCGGGGGATCTGGTACCAAACACCGGAGAGATTAATGTATCTGTCCGTGTCTTGGGCCCAAATTGGTTAGATGCAGATACAGTAAGCTTATATGCAAACGGTATAAAAATTCGTGAAGCAGTCATCTCTAAAGACGATGAAAGTGGAACAGGTGTAAAATGGAACGGCACATGGACACTTCCAAAACCGGCACATGATGTTTTTCTTGTAGCCATTGCCACAGGTCCGGGAAAGGCCTTGCCTTTTTGGCAAATCGCCAAACCCTATCAGCCCGACAGCCCACTTTGGGAACCCAAAGTTATGGGTTCCTCAGGAGCCGTATGGGTTGATGTCAAAGGGGATGGTACGCCCACGAGTGCTTACGCCTATGCTCAACAATTATGGAAAGATGCCGCAGGCAAAGTTGAACGTTTGATAGAAAACCTAAAACCCTATGATGAGGCTGTAGCCATTCAAGCCGCTTCTATATTAATGGAAGAAGGCTTATTAGATAAATTAATGAAGGACAACAAACCATTGGAACAAGCCTCCCCCGACACAAAAACCGGATTTCATAAATTTTATGCGGCATGGTTGCTAATTGGTGCTGATTAA